A part of Bacillus sp. 2205SS5-2 genomic DNA contains:
- a CDS encoding ABC transporter permease: MLQYTFRRLLQLIPVLIGITIIVFLIIHAIPGDPAQVILGQQATKEAIEALRASLGLDNPLYVQYVDYVKGLLQGNLGDSLRTKVPVSEEIWPYLAATFELSLFALIIAVIIGVNAGIISAWFQNSWFDYTAMVLALIGVSMPIFWLGLMEQWIFALQLDILPTTGRDNIRNPVESITHLYVLDTILQGRFDQLGEVLKHLVLPGVALATIPMAIIARMTRSSMLEVMRSDYIRTARAKGVKMFWVVYKHSLKNAIIPVLTVIGLQMGLLLGGAILTETIFGWPGIGRYIYEAISFRDYPVIQSGILVIATIFVVINLIVDLLYAAVDPRIKYN, from the coding sequence ATGCTCCAATACACATTTCGAAGATTGCTTCAGTTAATTCCAGTATTAATTGGGATTACGATTATCGTTTTTCTTATAATTCATGCGATACCTGGAGATCCTGCCCAAGTAATTTTAGGTCAGCAGGCAACAAAAGAAGCAATAGAGGCATTGCGAGCAAGTTTAGGATTAGATAATCCTTTGTATGTTCAATATGTAGATTATGTGAAAGGGTTGCTTCAAGGAAACTTAGGCGATTCTCTTCGCACGAAAGTACCGGTTTCAGAAGAAATTTGGCCATACTTAGCAGCAACATTTGAGCTTTCTCTCTTTGCTCTCATTATCGCTGTTATTATTGGGGTGAATGCGGGTATTATTTCGGCTTGGTTTCAAAATTCATGGTTTGATTACACGGCTATGGTTCTAGCCCTAATCGGTGTTTCCATGCCTATATTTTGGTTAGGATTAATGGAACAATGGATCTTTGCGCTTCAGCTAGATATTCTCCCTACGACTGGAAGGGATAATATCCGAAATCCAGTTGAATCCATTACGCATTTATATGTATTGGACACGATACTTCAAGGGCGATTTGATCAATTAGGCGAGGTTCTAAAGCATTTAGTATTACCAGGGGTGGCGTTAGCAACAATTCCAATGGCAATTATTGCGCGTATGACTCGTTCAAGTATGTTAGAAGTTATGCGTTCAGATTACATTCGAACAGCGAGAGCCAAAGGAGTTAAAATGTTTTGGGTGGTTTACAAGCATTCATTGAAAAATGCTATTATCCCGGTATTAACGGTTATTGGTTTACAAATGGGATTACTTTTAGGTGGGGCAATCTTAACAGAGACAATCTTTGGATGGCCAGGAATTGGTCGTTATATTTATGAAGCCATATCGTTCCGTGATTATCCGGTTATTCAATCAGGAATATTAGTGATTGCCACCATTTTTGTCGTAATTAATTTGATTGTGGATTTGTTGTATGCAGCGGTGGACCCACGAATTAAATACAACTAG